In Kineococcus mangrovi, the sequence AGCAGGAACGGCTTCACCCGCGCACCCTAACGAGCCGCGGGTGGCACCGCCCGGCTCAGGGCTGGACGTCGAGGTCGACGTCGACGGGGGTGCTCACCGAGGCCAGCTGGCGGCTCGGTCCGGTGGTCGTCGCGGTGTACCGCGTCGTGCGGACCGAGGACGCGGCGAACCGCGTGAACTGCGGCGTCGACCCCGCGGCGCAGGCGAACGGCAGACCCCCCTGGTAGGCGTAGAGCACCTGGGAGAAGCTGACCCCCGTACGCACCCGCGTCGCCCCCGCCGGCACGGACGCGAGGCCGCTCGTCCACTTGGTGCTCGCGAAGGAGTCGTTGCCCACCGTCCACGTCCCCAGGAGGCGTTCGCTCCCGTCGGCGAGGACGCCGTCGGTGGACAGGCAACCCGCGAAGAGGTCCCCGGTCACCGAGGTGGCCGTCAGGGACGGGGCGGGCAGGGGCGCCAAGGAGGCCACGACGCTCTGCCCCTGCACGCGGTGCGCGATGCCCGTCGCCACGGTGAACGTGGTGTCCAGGGTGTTGTTCCGCTCGTTCGACTCCCGGATGCGGGCGGCGTCGTCCACGAACGCCCGCAACGCGTGCCGGCCGGCGGTCGCGGTCCACGTCGGCGAACCGGCCGGGCCGCCGACGGCCTCCAGCGTCACCTGCTGCCCGGGCTGCAGGGCCGCCGTGTGCTGGTCGGACCAGGTGACGAGCCGGCCGTCCACCTGGAACCCGATGCCGCTGATCGTGCCCGCCGGGGTGGGCGCGTTCCCCCGGTTGGCGATGGTGACGCCGAAGCGGACCTGCTGCCCGGCCACGGTCCCCGGCGGCAGGGCCACCGCCGTCACCACGAGGTCCGGGGCCGGTGGGGCCGCGCTGACGGCACCCGCCCCGGCGACCGACCCCACCACGACCGCACCCGCCGCCAGCACGCGGACAGCCTTCGACCAGCTCATGTGATCCCCCCGGACCTCTCGTTCCCCCGCGCGACCCCTGTCGCGCGAGGCTCACCGTAGACCCGCGACTGGGCCGAACGGGTGAGTTCGGAGAGATCCGGGGAGATCCGTGCGGGACGTCAGACGGGGACGATCTCCGGGGCCTGCAACCGCACCGCGTCGGCGGAGGCGTCGTCGGGCTGCTCCTGGGAGGCGCGCTCGGCGGCGACCCGCTCGAGGTACGTCCTGACCTCCGTCGCGCGTTCCTCCTCGCTCCAGCCCAGCGGCCCGGCCATGAGGCCCGCGGCCAGTTCGGCCGACTCCGTGCCCCGGTCGTAGGTCTCGATGGAGATGCGGGTCCGGCGGGCGAGGACGTCGTCGAGGTGGCGGGCCCCCTCGTGCGTGACCGCGTAGACGACCTCGGCCTTCAGGTAGTCGTCGGCGTGCGGCAGCACCTCCCCCAGGGACGGGTCCTGCGCGATGAGGGCGAGCAGCTCGTCGACCGCCGAGCCGTACCGGTTGAGCAGGTGCTCGACGTGGTCGACGTGGATCCCGGCGCGCGCGGCGAGGGTGTTCCGCTGGTTCCACATCGCGTGGTACCCCTCGGCCCCGACCATCGGCACGTTCTCCGTGGTCGAGGGCGGAACCCTGCCGTCCAGACCCTCGACGGCGACGTCGACGGCGTCCTTGGCCATGACGCGGTAGGTCGTGTACTTCCCGCCCGCCACGACGACCAGGCCCGGGACCGGGTGCCCGACGACGTGCTCGCGGGACAACTTCGAGGTCGACTCCGACTCCCCCGACAACAGCGGCCGGAGCCCGGCGTAGACGCCCTCGACGTCCTCGCGGGTCAGCGGGGACTTCAGGACGGAGTTCGCGTGCTCGAGGACGTAGTCGATGTCGGCGCTCGTGGCGGCCGGGTGCGCCTTGTCCATCGTCCAGTCGGTGTCCGTCGTCCCGATGATCCAGTGCCGGCCCCACGGGATGATGAACAGGACGGACTTCTCGGTGCGCAGGATCAGCCCCGTCTTGGACTGGATCCGGTCGCGCGGCACGACGAGGTGGATCCCCTTGGAGGCGCGCACCTTGAACTGCCCGCGGGCGTTCACGAGTTCCTGGGTCTCGTCGGTCCACACACCGGTCGCGTTGATGACCTGCTTGGTGCGGACGCGGATCTCCCGGCCGGACTCCAGGTCCACGAGCACCGCCCCGACGACGCGCTCGCCCTCGCGCACGAACTCCTTCACGCGCGTTCGGTTGGCGATGAGCGCGCCGTACGTGGCCGCCGTGCGGGCGATCGTCATGGTGTGCCGGGCGTCGTCGACCTGGCCGTCGTAGTACTGGATCGCGCCCACCATGGCGTCCTTGCGGATGCCGGGGGCCTCCTTCTGCACGCCCTTGCGGGTCAGGTGCCGGTGCAGCGGGAAACCCTTGTTGTTCCCGCTGGAGAGGGCCATCCCGTCGTACAGCGCGATGCCGGACCCCACGTAGGGGCGCTCGGCGAACCGCTTGGACAGCGGGTAGAGGAACGGCACCGGCTTGACCAGGTGCGGCGCGAGCTTGTTGCGCAGCAGGCCGCGCTCGGACAGCGCCTCGTGCACGAGGGCGAAGTCGAGCATCTCCAGGTAGCGCAGCCCGCCGTGGACGAGCTTGCTCGACCGGCTCGACGTGCCGGAGGCCCAGTCCCTGGCCTCGACCATCGCGGTCCGCAGACCGCGCGTCACCGCGTCGAGCGCGGCCCCCGTCCCGACGACCCCGCCACCGATGACGAGGACGTCGAGCTCACCTTCAGCCATCTCGCGCAGCGCGTCGTCCCGTGCCTGCGGTGACAGTGCCTTGATCTCCACGTCCTGCTCCTCAGCCTCTCCCGTGCCGGTCGTGCTCCATGGTGGGCGCCGGGCGCGCCTCGCGCGCGCCCGGCGCCGTCCTGGGCGGTGACGTCAGTCGACGTCCACCCAGTTCAACGTCCGCTCGACGGCCTTCTTCCAGCCGCCGTAGCCGTCGGCGCGCTGCTGCTCGTCCCAGGTGGGTTCCCAGCGGGCACCCTCGTTCCAGTTCTCGCGCAGCTCGTCGAGGTTCTTCCAGAACCCCACGGCCAGACCCGCGGCGTAGGCCGCACCGAGGGCCGTCGTCTCGGCGACGACGGGCTTGGAGACGGGGACACCGAGGATGTCGGCCTGCAGCTGCATGCACAGCTGGTTGGCGGTGATGCCGCCGTCGACCTTGAGGACCTCCACGGCCACGCCGGAGTCGGACGACATGGCCTCGGTGACGTCGCGGCTCTGGTAGCAGATCGACTCCAGGGTCGCCCGGGCGATGTGCGCGTTGGTGTTGTAGCGCGACAGCCCGACGATCGCGCCGCGGGCGTCCGAGCGCCAGTAGGGGGCGAACAGGCCCGAGAACGCCGGCACGAAGTAGCACCCGCCGGAGTCCTGCACCTGGCGGGCCAGGGACTCCGACTCCCCCGCACCGGAGATGATGCCGAGCTGGTCGCGCAGCCACTGCACGGCCGAGCCGGTGACGGCGATCGAGCCCTCCAGGGCGTACACCGGCTTCTCGTCGTTGAACTGGTAGCAGACCGTGGTCAGCAGGCCCGCCGCGGAGCGGACCAGTTCCTCGCCGGTGTTCAGCAGCATGAAGTTGCCGGTGCCGTAGGTGTTCTTGGCCATGCCGGGGTCGAAGCAGACCTGGCCGACCATGGCGGCCTGCTGGTCGCCGACGATCCCCGTCAGCTTGACCTCGCCGCCGAGCGGGCCGGTCTCCAGCGTCGTGCCGTACCCCTCGGTGTACGAGGAGGGCTTGATCTCGGGGAGCATCGACCGCGGGATGCCGAAGATCTCCAGCAGCTCGTCGTCCCACTGCAGGGTCTCGAGGTCCATGAGCATCGTGCGGCTGGCGTTGGTGACGTCGGTGACGTGGACGCCGCCGCGGGTGCCGCCGGTGAGGTTCCAGATGAGCCAGGAGTCGGTGTTGCCGAAGATCGCGTCACCGGCCTCGGCGGCCTCGCGCACGCCGTCGACGTTCTCCAGGATCCACTGGACCTTGCCGCCGGAGAAGTAGGTGGCCGGGGGCAGACCGGCCTTCTGCCGGATCTTCTGGCCGCGCTCGTCGCGGTCGAGCGCCGAGGCGATGCGGTCGGTGCGGGTGTCCTGCCAGACGATCGCGTTGTAGTACGGGCGGCCGGTCTTCCTGTTCCACACCACGGCCGTCTCGCGCTGGTTGGTGATGCCCAGCGCGGCGAGGTCCTTGGCCGTCAGGTTCGCCTGGCGCAGCCCGCTCTGGATGACCGAGCTGGTGCGTTCCCAGATCTCGATCGGGTCGTGCTCCACCCAGCCCGGCTTGGGCATGATCTGGGTGTGCTCGAGCTGGTACTTGGCGACCTCGTTGCCACCGTGGTCGAAGACCATGAAGCGGCTGGACGTGGTGCCCTGGTCGACCGCGCCGACGTACTGGGGTCCGGTGGTCTCTGCCATGTCTGTCGTCCGTCTCTCTTCGTCGAGTTCTCGGTCAGTCGTCTCGTCGGTCAGTCGTCGATGTGGGTGCGACCCTCGGGTTCGGGGGCGGCCTCGTCGGGCAGGTGCCGTTCGACCAGCACCTTGTAGAGGCCACCGCCGATCAGACCGCCGATGACGGGCGCCACGATGGGCACCCAGAAGTAGAAGGCCCCACCGGGTTCGCGCATCGCGGTGGAGTACCCCGTGACGAACGATGCCAGGCGCGGGCCGAAGTCGCGCGCGGGGTTGATGGCGTAACCGGCGTTGCTGCCCCAGGCGAAGCCGATGCCGACGACGATGAGGCCGATGATGAACGGGGCGAGGTTGGCGCCGGGGGGCGTGGCCTTGACCTGCGTCACCGCGAAGATGAGGAAGACCAGGATGGCGGTGCCGACGACCTGGTCGAGGAACGCCCCCCCGACGGTGACGTTCGCCCCGGGCAGCGTCGAGAAGATGCCCTGCGAGTCGTAGGTGTGGCCGGGGTCGAGGGCGTCGATGGGACCGGCGTAGACCCAGCGGACGACGAGCGCCGCCACGAAGGCGCCGAGGAACTGCGCGACGCTGTAGGGGAGCACCTTCTTCCAGGAGAACCCCTGGAAGGCCGCGAGCGCGATGGTGACCGCGGGGTTGAGGTGGGCACCGCTGGTGCGTCCGGCGACGTAGACGCCGAACGTCACCCCCAGGCCCCAGGCCCAGTGGATCGAGTCGTCGCCGCCGTTCTGGCCCGCCACGACCTGGGCGACCACGCCCACGCCGAAGAGGATGAGGATGGCCGTGCCGGCGAACTCGGCGAGCAGCTCGCCGGTGAGCGTCGGTGTCTTGGGCACGGCGCGGCCGGGAACTGCCTCGGCCGAGGAACTGCTGTGGGACATGTGAACTCCACGTTGAGTCGAGCGGTGCGGTCGTCGTTCTGATTCCTTGCCGTGGTCGTGAAGGTAGGCAGGGGCCCCGGTCGCGTCAACGTCGCCGGTTCGACCATGTCGAACGATCTCCCGCTCGCCGCACGTCACTGAGCGTGATGGCTCACCCGGACGGCTCAAGGTGGGCCCCCGACGTGCCGATGACGCGACCATGACGACGCTGGACTCCCGGCCGGACCTGCGCGTGGACCCCCTCGAGGACCCCCTCGAGCACGTCCTGCGCCACGGCCTGCTGCGCGCCGCGCTGCAACCGGTCCACGACGTCGTCACCGGACGGCCCGTGGCGGTGGAGGCCCTCCTGCGCGGTCCGGCCGGTGCCGCGCTCACCTCCCCCGCCCACCTGTTCCGGGCCGCCGCGGCGGCCGGGCGGACCGGCGAGCTCGACCGCGCGGCGGCGGACACCGCCCTGGCGGCGGTCGCGGGCGCGGCGCGCACGCTCTTCCTCAACACCTCGCTGGAGGGCTTCACCTCCCGCCCGGACCTGCCCGAGGGCCTGGAGGTCGTCGTCGACGTGTCGGCCCGCACGCTGCTGGACGCCCCGGGGGCCGGTGCCCGGCTGCTGCGCCGGGTGCGCGACCTCGGGCTGCGGGTGGCCCTGGACGACCTCGGTGCCGAGCCCGGCGCGAGCGCGCTGCTGCCCCTCGTCCGTCCCGAGATCGTCAAGCTCGACCTGCGCCTGCTGGCCCGCCGCCCCGCCGAGGAGGTCGCGGCGCTGACCGGCGCGGTCGGCGCGTACGCGGCGCGCACCGGGGCCCTCGTCCTGGCCGAGTCGGTCGAGGACGCCGAGGACCACCGGACCGCCCTCGCCCTGGGCGCCGACCTCGTGCAGGGGTGGGGGGTCGCGCACCCCGCCCGTCCCGAGGACCTCCCGGCGCCCCCCGGCCCTCTCCCCCTGCCGGCGCCCGCCCCGGGAGCACCGACCGCGCTCGCGTGGCGCGCGGCCCCCACCCGGGCGGTGCCGGCCGAGGTGGCCGAGGCGGCCCTGACGCACCTGCGGCTGCGGGTCCGCCGCCGTCAGGGCCCCGTCGCGCTGGTCTCGCTGGGCGGGCAGAGCGCCCGGCGCGCGGCCGCCGACCTCGGCCGGGTCGCCGTCCGGGGCCACCTCGACCTCGACGGCCACGGGCTGGCCGTCCTGGGCCCCGACACGGCCTGCGTCGTGCTCGCCCGTCCCGGCCGCGCGCCCGGCGAGCGCGAGCTGCTCCTCGCGCACGACCCCGACCTCGTCGCCGACCTCGTCACCGACGTGCTGGCCACCGAGCGGACGCCGGCCCCGCAGGTCGCCGCCCCGTCGCCGCAGCGCTCCACGCTGACCGACGTCGTCGGGCAGGCGCTGGAGGCCGACCGCGCGACGGGCACCGGGACGGGACTGCTCCTGGTCGGCGTCGACGGGATCTGCCGCGCCGGGGGCCGGGAGGCCGTCGTGCGGCGCATGCGCCGCGCGGTGCGCTCGGTCGACCGCTGGATCCCGCTGGGGCCGGACCTCTTCGCGGTCCTGCTGACCGGCCTGCCCCGGGCCGGCAGCGAGGGGGTGGTCGAGCGCGTGGCCGACGCCCTGCTGCTGGCCGTCGAGCTGGCCGTCAACGACCACCCGGCCGTGTCGGTGAGCATCGGGGCGAGCCTGGCCCCGGCCCGGGCCGTGACCGCGGCCGAGGCGCACCGGCAGGCCGCGGCCGCCCTGGAATCGGCACGCGGTGCCGGAGGTCACTGCGCACGCATCTGGCCCGTCTGACAAGCTCCTCCCACGGGTCGCACGGACCCGGCAGGCCGCGCCGCAGCGGCCGCTGACGAGAATGCCGGTGGGGATGTCGGGGTACGTCGCGCTGCTGCGCGAACCGTTGGTGGCACGACCGTTCGTCGCGTCGGTGGTGGCGCGCATCCCCATCGCGACGGCCCCGCTGGGGCTCGTCCTGCTCGTGCGCACGGCACGGGACAACTACACGCTGGCCGGGATCGTCACGGGCCTGTTCGCCGTCGGCCTCGCCATCGGATCCCCCCTGTGGGGGCGGGCCATGGACCGGGTCGGCCAACCGCGCGTGCTCGTCCCCGCGGCGAGCGTGTCCGGGCTGTTCCTCCTGCTGCTCACCGCTGCGACGGTCTGGACGGCCGTCCCCGTCCTCGTCCTGCCCCCCCTGGCCCTGCTCGCCGGGGGCTTCTTCCCCCCGCTCAGCCCGGCGATGCGCTCGACGTGGCGCGTCGTCGTCACGAACGAGCGCGCCCGCCGGCGCGGGTACGCCCTCGACGCCGCCGCCGTCGAGACGATCTTCGTCGGCGGTCCGCTGCTGCTCAGCGTGCTGCTGCTGCTGGGGATCACCCCGCTGCCGCTGGTCGTCACGGTGGTCCTGCTCGTGGGCGGCACCCTCGTGTACGCGCGCTCCCCCGGGGCCCGCCGCGTCCTGCCGCAACCGCCGGGGGCGCACGGGCACGGCGCCGGGACGGCCCTGCTGCACAGCCCCGGTTTCGCGCTGCTGCTGGTCGTCATCGCGGTGATGAGCGTGGGCTTCGGGATCCTGGACGTCTCGATGGCCGGGCTCGCCGAGCACCTGCTGGGCTCGGCGGACCGGCTCGGCGTCCTGTTCGCCCCCATCGCCGGCGGCTCGGCCGTGGGCGGGTTGCTGTACGGCAGCCGCGACTGGCGCAGCCACGACCGCCGGCGGCTGCTCGTCACGCTGACCGTGTTCGGGAGCCTGCTGTTCACGGTGGCCTTCGCCGCGGGCGAGGGGATCCCGTTCCCGGTGCTGCTCGTGGTGCTCTTCCTCACCGGGCTGTTCATCTCGCCCAACCTCATCGCGGCGCAGGGCCTCGTCGACGCGCTCGCCCCCGGCCACCGCCTCGGGGAGGCCCAGGCGTGGCTGTCGACGGCCATCACCGCCGGGGCCGCGGTCGGCAACGCCGTCGCCGGCGTCCTGCTCGACGTCGCGGGGGCGCGCACGTCCCTCGGCGTGGCCGCCGCGGCCGTGCTCACCGCCGCCGCCGTCTGCCTGCTGGCGCAGCGGACCTGGTCGGCCCACCAGCGCGACCCCGTGGCCGTTCACTAGGCTCGCCCCCCGTGAGCAGCAGCCCGTCGCCCCGTCCCACCGCCCTCGTCACGGGCGCCACCGCCGGCCTCGGGGCGGCCTACGCGCGTTCCCTGGCCCGCCGCGGGCACGACCTCGTCGTCGTCGCCCGGGACGTCGACCGGCTGGAGGCGACGGCGGGCGACCTGCGGGCCGCGTTCGGGGTCGAGGTCGAGGTGCTGGCCGCGGACCTGTCCGACCGCGCGGCGCTGCAGCGCGTCGCCGACCGCGTCGGCTCCACCGAGGCGCCCGTGGACGTCCTCGTCAACAACGCGGGCTTCGGTCTGCGGCAGCGGTTCGTCGACGGGGTGCCGGCCGACCACGAGCGCATGTTCGACGTGCTGTGCCGGGCCGTCATGGTGCTGTCGCGGGCGGCGACGGGGGCGATGGTGCCGCGCGGTCGCGGTCGGGTCCTCAACGTGGGTTCGGTCGCCGGGCTGGTCCCGGGGGGCGGGCACTACTCGGCGGCGAAGGCGTACGTCATCGTCTTGACCGAGACGTTGGCCGGGGAGCTGCGCGGCACGGGCGTGAGCGCGACGGTCGTCGAGCCGGGGTACGTGCGCACCGAGTTCCACGCCCGGTCGGGCATGTCCTCGGGCGGGTCCTCCTCGCTGTCGAGCCGGATCTGGCTGGACATCGACGACGTGGTGGACGCCTCGCTGGACGACCTGTTCGCCGGGCGGCCGGTGAGCGTGCCGACGAAGCGGTGGAAGGCCGTCTCGGCCGTGCTCGATGTGGTCCCGCGGCGCGTGGTGAGCTCGGTCTGGAACCGGGTCCCGTCGGGGGCCAAGCGCCGGCACCCCTCGACGCAGCCCTGATGCTTCTAGAACTTTCAGCACTCAGCGTAGTCGGGGCGTAACGTACAGGTGTGAACGCCGCTGTCCCCGCCCCCGACCCCGCGGTGGTCCCCGACGTCCTGGGCGACGAGACGGACCGCCTCGCCGCTCTGCGGGACTACGTCGACGTCTCCGCCGACCCGCCCGCCGAGCTGCAGGCCGTCGTCCGCCTCGCCACCCGCCTCACGGGCCTGCCCAACGCCGTCGTCAACATCGTCGACGAGCGCTACCAGCGCCAGCTCGCCGCCGAGGGCTTCGACCGCGGCGTCTGCGCGCGCGAGGACTCCATGTGCTACTACGCGCTCGGCACGGGGGGCCTCGTGCACACGACCGACGCCCGGCAGGACGCCCGCTGGGCCGCCCACCCGTGGGTCGACGGCACCCTGGGGCGCATCCGCACCTACGCCGCCGCCCCGCTGCTGACCCCCGACCACCAGGCCCTCGGCACCCTGTGCGTCTTCGACGACACCCGGCCCCGGCCGCTGACCGCGACGCAGCGGGCCGACCTCGCCGACCTCGCCACGCTCGTCGTCTCCCTGTTCGACCGCGAGCGCCGCGCGCGCCTCGTGGCCCAGCACGCCGAGGAGCTCCGCCTGGCCCGCGCCGCGGCCGAGACGGCCCGGGCCCTGCAGGAGGCGCTGCTGCCGCACGCGCTGCCGGCCGGGGAGCGCGTGCGCGTGACCTCGCGCTACCTGCCCGGCACCGACGGGGCGGAGGTCGGCGGGGACTTCTTCGACGCCATCCGCACCGACACGTCCTTCGTCCTGGTCATGGGCGACGTGCAGGGCCACAACTCGGCCGCGGCCGCGCTCATGGGGCGCGTGCGGACCGCCGTGCGGGCCTACGTCAGCGAGGGCCACGACCCGTCGGCCGTCCTGGAGCGCACCAACCGCCTCATGCAGTCCTTCGACGGGGACCTGTTCGCCACGTGCTGCCTGCTCGCCCTGGACGAGCGCACCGGTGACGTCTCGGTCGCCAGCGCGGGGCACCCCGCACCCGTCGCGTTCGCCCCGGGTGCCGTCCGCAGCCTGGACGTGGACCCCGGTCCCCCGCTGGGGGTGCAACCGGAGGCGGCGTACCCGCAGACCCGGCACCGCCTGGAGACGGCCGGCCGCCTCCTGCTGCACACCGACGGGGTCGTGGAGTGGCCCGGTGCGGGCGGGCCGAGCACCCGCGCGGCGACGGCCGCGGGCGAGGAGGCCCTGCACCGCGCCCTGGCCGACGGCGCCGGGGACGACGCGGGGACGCTCGCCGACCGGCTGCTGGCCCCCGTGCGCGGGAGCGGGCACGACGACGCCGCCCTGCTGGTGGTCGACTACGACGGGCCCGCTCCCGGGACGCGGGAGAACCGGCTGCTGCTGCCGGCCGACACGCGGGCGGTGGGGGCCGCGCGGGACTGGCTGCGTTCGACCCTGGACGCGTGGGAGCTGACCTCGGCCGCCGACGAGGCCGAGCTCGTGATCAGCGAACTCGTGACGAACGCGGTGCTGCACACCGGGTCCCCGACCGCCGTGACGCTGCGGCACGAGGTGTCCGACCGGTTGCTGAGCGTGGGGGTGGAGGACTCCTCGACCCAGCACCCGCAGCCGCGCGAGAGCGACGACGACGCCACGGGGGGCCGCGGCATGCACATCGTGCAGCTGCTGGCCCAGCGCTGGTGGGTGGCGCCGCGCGGGGACGGCAAGACCGTGTGGGCGGACCTGCTGGTCGCCTGAGGCCCGGACCTCAGCCGCGGCTGCGGTCGAGGCCGGGCGCGGGCTCGTGGACCGTGGTGAACCCGACCAGCACGGCACCCTCGGGCCCGACCGAGACCCGGCGCCCGGTGCTGGTGCGCCACAGCCACTCCCCCAGCGGCGACCGGCCCCGGTAGGTCACCCGGAACGCCGTCCCGGCGGCGGCGGCGCGCTCGAAGACCCGTTCGACGTTCGCGCGGTCGACGGGGTGGACGTCCAGCATGAGCCGTTCGCCCCCCACCGCCTCCCGGCCCACGCCCAGGACGCGGCTGCCCTCCTCGTCGAGGAGGACCCGGCCGCTGGCGGTGTCGAACTGCCAGGCGCCGGTGTGCTCCTCGGCGAACCGGGGAGCACCGAGCCAGTCGGCCAGCGACGACAGCGCGACGCCGTCACCGTGCACCACGAGGCCGTCCTCGCGGCCGTGGGCGTCGTCGACCGCCAGGGCGTCCACGAGCCAGGCCAGCTCCGGGTCCGGCCCCGGCGGCGGTTCGTCGCCCCACAGGTCCCGCAGGACCGCGAGCACCCGCCGGGCGCGCAGGGAGCGTCCCCCCTGGTCGGAAGATCCCGTCACGTCGCCCCCTGCCTCCGGTGGCAGAACACTACCGGTGATGGGCCGATCACGGAGATGGATCGACCCGTCCCGGCCGGCCTCAGTCGACGACGGCGCCCGGGTTGAGGTTGCGCCCGGGGTCGACCCCCGCGAACAGCGACCCGACGATCTTCGCGCCCGCCGGGGACAGGTCGTCCTCGACCCAGCGCTTGTGCTCACGCCCCACGGCGTGGTGGTGCGACAGCGTCCCGCCGTTGTCGATGAACGCCTGCTGGATGGCGCCCTTGACGATGTCGTACGCCTCGAGGCCGTCGCGGTCGGTCGGCGGCTGGAACGCGAACGTGAAGTACTGGCACGCCCCGGAGTGGTAGCTGTGCGAGAGGTGGCAGAAGACGAACCCCTTGATGCCGACCTCGGCGAACGCCTTGTTCGCGGCCGCGACCACGTTGTCGTGCACCGTCTTCAGCGTCGCCCACGAGGAGGAGGTCTCCGAGACGTCGCCGTAGGCGCCGCGGTCGAGGATGAAGTCGCGGATGTAGGGGGTGTCGAACTTCTTCTGGTCGTACAGCGTCCCGGGGCCGGAGCCGACGCCGAACCCGCCGTGCTTCTTCACGATCTCCCCCACGAGCGCCTTCGTCCGGCGCACGTGCAGGGCCGAACCCTCGTACCCGATGAACGACAGGCACATCTGCGACAGGTCGAAGCCCTTGCGCTTGCTGGCGTACAGCTGCACGCCCTTGTTGAGCAGCTGCCCCAGGGTGCTGCCCTGCTTGGAGGTCGCGAGCGTGAACTGGGTCTCCATGGCGTCCGAGACGCGGGTGATGCTCGGGGACGCGTCGGAGGCGGCGATGTCGTGCATGGCCTTCAGCCCGCTGGCGTAGTCGGGGAAGAAGTAGGCCTGGATGACGCGCTCCTCGGCCTGGCGGTGCACCTGCACCGTGGCCTCGGTGACGATCCCGAGCCGGCCCTCGCTGCCCAGGACCATCTCGCGCACGCTGGGGCCGGCGGACTGCACCGGGACCTCGGCCGTGGCCACCACGCCGTGGGGCGTGACGACGCGCACCGCGCGGGTGATGTCGGCGATGTCGCCGAAGCGGTCGGACTGCATGCCCGAGGACCGCGTCGCGATCCAGCCGCCGAGCGTGGAGTGCTTGAAGCTGTCCGGGAAGTGCCCGATGGTCCAGCCGCGGGCGTTGAGCTGGTCCTCGAGGTCCGGGCCCAGCGCGCCGGCCTGGATGCGTGCCGTCTGCGACGTCTCGTCGAGGGAGAGCAGCAGCCGCATGCGGCCCGTGTCGAGGGAGACGACCGGGCGGGTCTCCTCGCGCGGGGCCTCGAGGGCACCGACGATGTTCGAGCCGCCGCCGAAGGGGATGAGGACGGCGTCGGCCTCGAGCGCCACGCGCAGGGCCGCCTCGGTCTCGGCCTCGGTGCCCGGGTAGACGACGAGGTCGGGCAGGCGGCCGAAGTCGCCGCGACGGATGCGCACGAGGTCGCGCATGGACTTGCCGTAGGCGTGCACGACGCGGTCGAGGTCGTCGTCGTGGACGTGCTCGTCCCCGACGGCCTCGGCGAAGGCCTTGCGCAGCGTGTCCGGCGCCTGCGACGGCGGCACCGTCAGCTCCGACAGCTCCGGCACGCGCACCGGCGGGGCGTTGAAGTCGATGCCGGCCATCCGCAGCGCGAACGGCGCCAGGTTCGGCTTGTCCTCGTGGTGGAAGGCGACGCCCTCCTGGCCCCAGCCCCACCACTTCATGTGCTCGACCACGGAAACTCCCCACCACTCGACGCCCTTGCTGGGCGGAGCCTACGCGCCGGGGGCGACGCCCCCGACGCCCCCGACGCTCCCGGCCCGCCCCGCCAGGAACCGCACGGCGAGCTCGT encodes:
- a CDS encoding CARDB domain-containing protein, giving the protein MSWSKAVRVLAAGAVVVGSVAGAGAVSAAPPAPDLVVTAVALPPGTVAGQQVRFGVTIANRGNAPTPAGTISGIGFQVDGRLVTWSDQHTAALQPGQQVTLEAVGGPAGSPTWTATAGRHALRAFVDDAARIRESNERNNTLDTTFTVATGIAHRVQGQSVVASLAPLPAPSLTATSVTGDLFAGCLSTDGVLADGSERLLGTWTVGNDSFASTKWTSGLASVPAGATRVRTGVSFSQVLYAYQGGLPFACAAGSTPQFTRFAASSVRTTRYTATTTGPSRQLASVSTPVDVDLDVQP
- a CDS encoding glycerol-3-phosphate dehydrogenase/oxidase — protein: MAEGELDVLVIGGGVVGTGAALDAVTRGLRTAMVEARDWASGTSSRSSKLVHGGLRYLEMLDFALVHEALSERGLLRNKLAPHLVKPVPFLYPLSKRFAERPYVGSGIALYDGMALSSGNNKGFPLHRHLTRKGVQKEAPGIRKDAMVGAIQYYDGQVDDARHTMTIARTAATYGALIANRTRVKEFVREGERVVGAVLVDLESGREIRVRTKQVINATGVWTDETQELVNARGQFKVRASKGIHLVVPRDRIQSKTGLILRTEKSVLFIIPWGRHWIIGTTDTDWTMDKAHPAATSADIDYVLEHANSVLKSPLTREDVEGVYAGLRPLLSGESESTSKLSREHVVGHPVPGLVVVAGGKYTTYRVMAKDAVDVAVEGLDGRVPPSTTENVPMVGAEGYHAMWNQRNTLAARAGIHVDHVEHLLNRYGSAVDELLALIAQDPSLGEVLPHADDYLKAEVVYAVTHEGARHLDDVLARRTRISIETYDRGTESAELAAGLMAGPLGWSEEERATEVRTYLERVAAERASQEQPDDASADAVRLQAPEIVPV
- the glpK gene encoding glycerol kinase GlpK, producing the protein MAETTGPQYVGAVDQGTTSSRFMVFDHGGNEVAKYQLEHTQIMPKPGWVEHDPIEIWERTSSVIQSGLRQANLTAKDLAALGITNQRETAVVWNRKTGRPYYNAIVWQDTRTDRIASALDRDERGQKIRQKAGLPPATYFSGGKVQWILENVDGVREAAEAGDAIFGNTDSWLIWNLTGGTRGGVHVTDVTNASRTMLMDLETLQWDDELLEIFGIPRSMLPEIKPSSYTEGYGTTLETGPLGGEVKLTGIVGDQQAAMVGQVCFDPGMAKNTYGTGNFMLLNTGEELVRSAAGLLTTVCYQFNDEKPVYALEGSIAVTGSAVQWLRDQLGIISGAGESESLARQVQDSGGCYFVPAFSGLFAPYWRSDARGAIVGLSRYNTNAHIARATLESICYQSRDVTEAMSSDSGVAVEVLKVDGGITANQLCMQLQADILGVPVSKPVVAETTALGAAYAAGLAVGFWKNLDELRENWNEGARWEPTWDEQQRADGYGGWKKAVERTLNWVDVD
- a CDS encoding MIP/aquaporin family protein, which gives rise to MSHSSSSAEAVPGRAVPKTPTLTGELLAEFAGTAILILFGVGVVAQVVAGQNGGDDSIHWAWGLGVTFGVYVAGRTSGAHLNPAVTIALAAFQGFSWKKVLPYSVAQFLGAFVAALVVRWVYAGPIDALDPGHTYDSQGIFSTLPGANVTVGGAFLDQVVGTAILVFLIFAVTQVKATPPGANLAPFIIGLIVVGIGFAWGSNAGYAINPARDFGPRLASFVTGYSTAMREPGGAFYFWVPIVAPVIGGLIGGGLYKVLVERHLPDEAAPEPEGRTHIDD
- a CDS encoding EAL domain-containing protein; the encoded protein is MTTLDSRPDLRVDPLEDPLEHVLRHGLLRAALQPVHDVVTGRPVAVEALLRGPAGAALTSPAHLFRAAAAAGRTGELDRAAADTALAAVAGAARTLFLNTSLEGFTSRPDLPEGLEVVVDVSARTLLDAPGAGARLLRRVRDLGLRVALDDLGAEPGASALLPLVRPEIVKLDLRLLARRPAEEVAALTGAVGAYAARTGALVLAESVEDAEDHRTALALGADLVQGWGVAHPARPEDLPAPPGPLPLPAPAPGAPTALAWRAAPTRAVPAEVAEAALTHLRLRVRRRQGPVALVSLGGQSARRAAADLGRVAVRGHLDLDGHGLAVLGPDTACVVLARPGRAPGERELLLAHDPDLVADLVTDVLATERTPAPQVAAPSPQRSTLTDVVGQALEADRATGTGTGLLLVGVDGICRAGGREAVVRRMRRAVRSVDRWIPLGPDLFAVLLTGLPRAGSEGVVERVADALLLAVELAVNDHPAVSVSIGASLAPARAVTAAEAHRQAAAALESARGAGGHCARIWPV